A genome region from Maylandia zebra isolate NMK-2024a linkage group LG6, Mzebra_GT3a, whole genome shotgun sequence includes the following:
- the sart1 gene encoding U4/U6.U5 tri-snRNP-associated protein 1, with the protein MGSSKKHKEKSRDKDTEERRREHKKHRHKERDRDTSDRDKEKRKRSRSRERGRRESRGKGERSSGEPRVKKEKVDAGYEESNTEVQPQSASGDASLSIEETNKLRAKLGLKPLELNENKKELGTKEEPMVAETINPVVIQQQKEMREKLAALKEKRKLNLKLGKVKTLAEDDWLDDTSSWVERSRKLAKEKEMAEKRAKLLEEMDEEFGVSNLVEEEFAQIKQDAYTSRDLKGLIVQHKVESFSEGQTVILTLEDKGVLEEEEDVLVNVGLVDKEKAEKNVELKKKKPDYKPYEEEESVDDMVSFKSRSVLSKYDEEIEGEKKKSFRLNTGGFADGERERELQAMKEMLRNQAQSLEMPALSIASEYYTPQEMVGFKKTKRRVKKIRKKEKTSTADDLHLDDTRSSDFGSRTRGRGRKQEDDEDQEVKKEEKVVTHEIPLLSDDIRMAEMDISDDEEFTPPEPAVIEEDEAEQELQKQLEKQRKLKQMQLLKDSGAKVAEQVKKLVKDDNEDDPEKKNNIVFNATSEFCRTLGDIPTYGLSGNREDQEDIMDFEQEEEKDDAGGSDSDMDENVGWSTVNLDEEQKQPDFATASATILDEEPIVNSGLAAALLLCKNKGLLETQMQKVARVKAPKGALPNGDYCIEDKMGFDDKYSRREEYRGFTQDFKEKDGYKPDVKIEYVDESGRKLTPKEAFRQLSHRFHGKGSGKMKTERRMKKLEEEALLKKMSSSDTPLGTVALLQEKQKSQKTPYIVLSGSGKSMNANTITK; encoded by the coding sequence ATGGGTTCGTCTAAGAAACATAAGGAAAAGAGCCGCGATAAGGACACAGAGGAGCGCCGTCGTGAACATAAGAAACATCGCCACAAGGAGCGCGACAGAGACACTTCGGACCGAGACAAGGAGAAAAGAAAGCGCTCCAGGTCCAGGGAAAGAGGCAGACGGGAGAGCCGTGGGAAGGGTGAAAGGAGCAGCGGGGAACCACGAGTGAAGAAGGAGAAAGTAGATGCGGGATATGAGGAAAGCAATACTGAAGTGCAGCCTCAATCTGCGAGCGGAGATGCATCTCTCAGCATcgaggaaacaaacaaactcaggGCAAAGTTGGGTCTGAAGCCTCTGGAACTGAATGAGAACAAGAAAGAGCTTGGGACCAAAGAGGAACCCATGGTTGCAGAGACCATCAACCCCGTGGTCATCCAGCAGCAGAAAGAGATGAGAGAGAAGCTTGCAGCTTTGAAGGAAAAACGCAAACTCAATCTGAAACTGGGGAAAGTCAAAACCCTAGCTGAGGATGACTGGCTGGATGACACATCCTCCTGGGTCGAGAGAAGCAGAAAGctggcaaaagaaaaagaaatggcagAAAAAAGAGCCAAACTTCTGGAAGAGATGGATGAAGAGTTTGGTGTCAGCAATCTGGTAGAGGAGGAATTTGCTCAGATTAAACAGGATGCGTACACATCTCGAGATTTAAAGGGACTCATAGTGCAGCACAAAGTAGAGTCTTTCTCTGAGGGCCAGACTGTCATCCTGACCCTTGAAGACAAAGGTGTtttggaagaggaggaagatgtGCTGGTAAATGTGGGACTGGTGGACAAGGAAAAGGCAGAAAAGAATGtggaattaaaaaagaaaaagccagaTTACAAACCTTACGAAGAAGAGGAGAGCGTTGACGACATGGTTTCATTTAAATCTCGCTCTGTTCTGTCAAAGTATGATGAGGAAATTGAAGGTGAGAAGAAAAAGAGCTTCCGGTTGAATACAGGTGGTTTTGCAGATGGAGAGCGAGAGCGCGAGCTCCAGGCCATGAAAGAAATGCTGCGAAATCAGGCCCAGTCCTTGGAAATGCCTGCGCTCTCTATCGCCTCGGAGTACTACACACCACAGGAAATGGTGggctttaaaaagacaaaacgtAGAGTGAAGAAGATCAGGAAGAAGGAGAAGACATCCACTGCAGATGACCTTCACCTCGATGACACCCGCAGCTCTGACTTTGGCTCCAGGACACGTGGCCGAGGCCGCAAACAGGAGGATGATGAAGACCAAGAAGTAAAGAAAGAGGAGAAGGTGGTGACGCATGAAATCCCCCTATTGTCTGACGACATCAGGATGGCAGAAATGGACATAAGCGACGATGAGGAATTTACCCCTCCTGAGCCAGCTGTAATTGAGGAGGATGAGGCAGAGCAGGAGCTGCAGAAGCAGTTGGAGAAGCAGAGGAAGCTGAAGCAAATGCAGCTCCTGAAAGActctggggcgaaggtggcagagcaggttaAGAAGCTTGTTAAAGATGACAATGAAGACGATCCTGAAAAGAAGAACAACATTGTTTTCAATGCTACCTCAGAGTTTTGCAGAACCCTGGGTGATATCCCAACATACGGACTGTCAGGCAACAGAGAGGACCAGGAAGACATTATGGACTTTgaacaggaggaggaaaaagatgATGCTGGAGGTTCAGACTCTGACATGGATGAGAATGTTGGATGGAGCACAGTTAACCTGGATGAGGAACAAAAACAACCAGATTTCgccacagcctctgccaccattTTGGACGAGGAGCCCATCGTCAACTCCGGCCTCGCTGCTGCCCTGTTGCTGTGCAAAAATAAGGGTCTGTTGGAGACTCAAATGCAGAAAGTAGCACGTGTCAAAGCGCCAAAGGGTGCCCTGCCCAATGGCGACTACTGCATCGAGGACAAGATGGGCTTTGATGACAAGTACAGCCGCAGGGAAGAATACAGAGGCTTCACGCAAGACTTCAAGGAGAAGGATGGCTACAAGCCTGACGTCAAGATTGAGTACGTGGACGAGTCTGGGCGGAAACTCACTCCAAAAGAAGCTTTTAGGCAGCTCTCCCATCGATTCCATGGAAAGGGGTCTGGAAAAATGAAGACCGAGAGGAGGATGAAAAAGCTGGAGGAAGAGGCGTTGCTGAAGAAGATGAGCAGCAGCGATACTCCTCTGGGAACTGTGGCTTTACTGCAGGAGAAGCAAAAATCCCAGAAAACGCCATATATTGTGCTTAGTGGGAGTGGAAAGAGTATGAATGCAAACACCATTACTAAATAA